The following proteins are encoded in a genomic region of Corticium candelabrum chromosome 19, ooCorCand1.1, whole genome shotgun sequence:
- the LOC134194891 gene encoding inactive 2'-5'-oligoadenylate synthase 1B-like: MFSQWFQEAAPNPHSLQKQRKIVSYLVRYFQVNAPFKVSQVIEAGSLGMGTTTSSKADIDIVIMSKDLPQKRHNTWLPSQLENLQHLIERASRGQPNIESFPELGEDAPQTLPRCTDFFITRFALQFKCSGLEVDLLISYDWELDPKGYKGLFDLCYSERNEEARLWYSAAAVKLQVEFIRSQSNEVKEVIIFMKHWAKEKVAWSHLSQKPKSYLLSLLVVRAAEEVSRTFSARENTINRKIGIIGALARLVQQDRLNIAWSKYYDSTYQYQSIWNAKRIIRDPANPVNNVADSGLTNWSQFVPKVVGLARSLGQHV, from the exons ATGTTTTCACAATGGTTTCAAGAAGCTGCGCCTAATCCACACAGCTTACAGAAGCAACGGAAGATCGTTAGCTACCTAGTGCGTTACTTTCAG GTGAATGCACCGTTTAAAGTGTCACAGGTCATTGAGGCAGGATCTCTTGGTATGGGAACAACTACAAGTAGCAAAGCTGATATTGATATCGTGATCATGAGCAAAG ATTTACCTCAGAAGAGGCATAACACCTGGCTGCCTTCTCAACTTGAGAACCTGCAACATTTGATTGAGCGCGCTTCACGTGGTCAGCCTAACATAGAATCGTTTCCTGAACTGGGAGAAGATGCTCCACAGACATTGCCTCGTTGCACGGACTTCTTCATTACTCGATTTGCTCTTCAATTCAAATGCAGTGGATTGGAAGTAGATCTGCTTATAAGCTATGACTGGGAGCTCGATCCGAAAGGATACAAAGGTCTGTTTGATCTTTGCTACAGCGAACGTAATGAAGAAGCAAGGCTGTG GTATTCTGCAGCTGCTGTAAAACTTCAAGTGGAGTTTATCAGGAGTCAATCAAATGAG GTAAAAGAAGTGATCATTTTCATGAAGCACTGGGCAAAGGAAAAAGTCGCGTGGAGCCATCTAAGTCAAAAACCAAAATCTTATCTTTTGTCTTTGCTGGTGGTCAGAGCAGCTGAGGAGGTTAGCAGGACGTTTTCAGCAAGAGAAAATA CCATCAATCGAAAGATTGGTATTATTGGAGCTCTCGCCAGACTCGTCCAACAAGATCGATTGAA TATTGCTTGGTCAAAGTATTATGACTCAACATATCAATATCAATCAATCTGGAATGCTAAAAGAATTATTCGAGATCCTGCCAATCCTGTCAACAATGTCGCTGATTCTGGGCTGACCAACTGGAGTCAGTTCGTTCCAAAAGTTGTTGGGCTAGCTCGGTCTTTAGGTCAACATGTTTAA